The Deltaproteobacteria bacterium GWA2_45_12 genome contains a region encoding:
- a CDS encoding methylcrotonoyl-CoA carboxylase, translated as MIIESSINPESKPFLENKKHHEKLIEELNSQLQSVRKGGGDEAISKHKSRNKLLARERIETLLDPDSSFLELTPLAANGLYENQAPSAGIITGIGQVENRTVMIVANDATVKGGTYFPLTVKKHLRAQEIAMENNLPCIYLVDSGGAYLPLQAEVFPDRDHFGRIFYNQARMSGMGIPQIAVVMGSCTAGGAYVPAMSDETIIVKNQGTIFLGGPPLVKAATGEIVTAEELGGADVHCKQSGVSDHYANNDEHALEITRDIVKHLGRKKHSIISHHSSHADPLYSPDDILGIIPKDFKTAYDFREVLARTLDGSDFHEFKKMYGPTLVCGFGSIMGFEVGVLANNGVLFSDSAAKAAHFIELCDQRGIPILFFQNITGFMVGKKVEAEGIAKHGAKMVTAVATTKVPKITVVVGGSFGAGNYGMCGRAYQPRFLFMWPNSRISVMGGEQAAGVLSTVKIAQLEQKGKKLSAKEIEDIKKPIIQRYEEDGSPYFSTARIWDDGIIDPRQTRNVLGLALDACKNGNQSFDHGFGVFRM; from the coding sequence ATGATTATCGAATCAAGCATCAATCCTGAATCAAAACCGTTTCTTGAAAATAAAAAACATCACGAAAAACTCATTGAAGAACTAAACAGCCAGCTTCAATCTGTAAGAAAAGGAGGCGGTGATGAGGCCATCTCAAAACACAAATCGCGCAACAAGCTTTTGGCCCGCGAACGCATTGAAACTTTGCTCGATCCTGATTCTTCTTTTTTGGAATTAACCCCCTTGGCGGCCAATGGCTTGTATGAAAACCAGGCCCCGAGTGCGGGTATTATTACAGGCATTGGTCAGGTTGAAAATCGCACGGTGATGATTGTCGCCAACGACGCTACGGTGAAAGGCGGCACTTATTTTCCACTCACCGTAAAAAAACATTTGCGCGCGCAAGAAATTGCCATGGAAAACAACCTGCCCTGCATTTATCTGGTGGACAGTGGTGGCGCTTATCTTCCCCTTCAGGCTGAAGTCTTTCCCGATCGCGATCATTTTGGACGTATTTTTTACAACCAGGCCCGCATGTCTGGAATGGGCATTCCCCAAATTGCTGTGGTGATGGGTTCATGCACGGCCGGGGGTGCCTATGTTCCTGCGATGAGTGATGAAACAATCATTGTCAAAAATCAGGGCACGATTTTTTTGGGAGGGCCCCCACTGGTAAAAGCGGCTACAGGAGAAATTGTCACTGCCGAAGAATTGGGCGGAGCCGATGTTCATTGCAAACAAAGCGGTGTTTCTGACCATTATGCCAACAATGACGAACACGCCTTGGAAATTACGCGCGACATTGTCAAACATTTGGGGCGTAAAAAACATTCCATTATCAGCCATCATTCCTCTCATGCCGATCCCCTTTATTCTCCCGACGATATTTTGGGCATCATCCCCAAGGATTTCAAAACAGCTTATGATTTTAGGGAAGTGCTGGCTCGCACACTGGATGGTTCCGATTTTCATGAATTCAAAAAAATGTACGGTCCCACTCTTGTCTGTGGTTTTGGAAGCATCATGGGTTTTGAAGTGGGGGTGCTGGCCAACAATGGTGTTTTATTTTCGGATTCAGCCGCCAAGGCCGCCCATTTTATTGAGTTGTGTGATCAGCGCGGCATTCCCATTCTCTTTTTTCAAAATATCACGGGCTTCATGGTTGGAAAAAAAGTGGAGGCGGAAGGCATCGCCAAGCATGGGGCTAAAATGGTGACGGCGGTGGCGACCACCAAAGTTCCCAAAATCACTGTTGTGGTTGGTGGAAGTTTTGGAGCCGGGAACTACGGCATGTGCGGCCGGGCTTACCAACCCCGCTTTTTATTCATGTGGCCTAATAGTCGTATTTCCGTCATGGGAGGCGAGCAAGCCGCCGGTGTTCTTTCAACTGTTAAAATTGCCCAACTGGAACAAAAAGGAAAAAAGCTTTCCGCCAAAGAAATTGAGGATATCAAAAAACCCATTATCCAACGTTACGAAGAAGATGGTTCGCCGTATTTTAGCACGGCGCGCATTTGGGATGACGGCATTATTGACCCACGGCAAACCCGTAATGTCCTTGGCCTGGCCCTTGATGCTTGCAAGAATGGAAACCAGAGTTTCGATCATGGGTTTGGGGTGTTTCGTATGTAA